From the genome of Nodosilinea sp. FACHB-141, one region includes:
- a CDS encoding methyltransferase domain-containing protein has translation MAFTLRCLVLVAVLWGLTACGTATLQASTEYQTVTPSADGIGRVYLGREIAQTMGHQGAGWLDRPSRVLQERPQAAIAALDLSPTDIVADVGAGTGYFARRIALLVPQGKVLAVDIQPEMLAMLQVELEAKGIENVEPVLGQSDNPNLPPSSIDLALMVDAYHEFASPREVMEGVVNALKPGGRVVLAEYKAENPMVMIKRLHKMSVAQVRREMAAVGLNWVKTDDRLPEQHLLFFQKPA, from the coding sequence ATGGCATTCACCCTGCGCTGCCTGGTGCTGGTCGCTGTGCTGTGGGGGCTAACCGCCTGCGGAACGGCGACGCTCCAGGCTAGTACCGAGTATCAAACGGTGACTCCTAGTGCCGACGGTATTGGCCGGGTTTACCTAGGCCGAGAAATTGCCCAGACCATGGGCCACCAGGGGGCTGGCTGGCTCGATCGCCCTAGTCGAGTGCTGCAAGAACGACCCCAGGCAGCGATCGCCGCCCTAGATCTCTCCCCCACCGATATCGTGGCCGATGTGGGCGCGGGTACTGGCTATTTCGCCCGTCGCATTGCCCTCCTGGTACCCCAAGGGAAGGTGCTGGCCGTGGATATTCAGCCCGAAATGCTGGCCATGCTCCAGGTCGAGCTAGAGGCTAAGGGCATCGAAAATGTGGAGCCGGTGCTGGGCCAGTCCGACAATCCCAATCTGCCGCCTAGCTCTATTGACCTGGCGCTAATGGTTGATGCTTACCACGAGTTTGCCAGCCCTCGCGAGGTCATGGAGGGCGTTGTAAACGCCCTCAAGCCCGGCGGACGGGTCGTGCTAGCGGAGTACAAAGCCGAAAACCCCATGGTTATGATCAAGCGGCTACACAAGATGAGCGTTGCCCAGGTGCGCCGCGAAATGGCCGCCGTCGGTCTGAACTGGGTTAAGACCGATGACCGCCTACCCGAGCAGCACCTGCTGTTTTTTCAGAAGCCGGCTTAA
- a CDS encoding 2Fe-2S iron-sulfur cluster-binding protein — MATSYSVEIHHQGTTQTITVPEDQTILAAAHAVGLDLPTSCGAGVCTTCAALVLEGEVDQSEGMGVSTELQADGYALLCVAFPRSDIKLETEKEDIVYQKQFGQG, encoded by the coding sequence ATGGCCACCAGCTACTCTGTCGAAATTCATCACCAGGGCACCACTCAAACCATTACCGTTCCGGAAGACCAAACTATTCTGGCGGCGGCCCACGCGGTGGGGCTAGACCTGCCGACCTCCTGTGGGGCGGGGGTGTGCACGACCTGCGCTGCTCTAGTGCTGGAGGGCGAGGTCGATCAGAGTGAAGGCATGGGGGTGAGCACCGAACTGCAAGCCGATGGCTACGCGCTGTTGTGCGTAGCCTTCCCGCGCTCAGACATCAAGCTAGAGACCGAGAAGGAAGATATTGTCTACCAAAAGCAGTTTGGCCAGGGTTAG
- a CDS encoding DUF2854 domain-containing protein, translating into MLGRIKLGRINLSLVLLAVGGVLTIVGFVAYFQDNSTLNLVGFFYGIPVLLGGLALRAAELEPVPYTQPTSPEVTKLREEQATSTQNQVRLDVTRYRYGQEAHLDVALQKLGLSPSGQECPELSGLHETEIDGNYALVLEFDSSMVPFSTWVEKKAKIESFFGPNIRAELSQPTEDQVNLALVTLLEPAPAPVEA; encoded by the coding sequence ATGCTGGGGCGAATTAAGTTGGGGCGAATTAACCTGAGTCTGGTGCTGCTGGCAGTGGGCGGGGTGCTCACCATTGTCGGGTTTGTAGCCTACTTTCAAGACAACTCCACCCTCAACCTGGTCGGTTTCTTCTACGGCATTCCTGTATTGCTGGGCGGGTTAGCGCTGCGGGCCGCTGAGCTAGAGCCTGTGCCCTACACCCAGCCCACCTCGCCGGAGGTGACAAAGCTGCGCGAAGAGCAGGCCACCTCTACCCAAAATCAGGTGCGCCTTGACGTGACTCGCTACCGCTACGGCCAGGAAGCCCACCTCGATGTCGCGCTACAAAAGCTGGGGCTGAGCCCCTCAGGGCAGGAGTGTCCTGAACTCAGCGGGCTGCATGAGACCGAGATCGACGGCAACTATGCCCTGGTGCTGGAGTTTGACTCGTCCATGGTGCCCTTTTCCACCTGGGTGGAGAAGAAAGCCAAAATTGAGTCGTTCTTTGGCCCTAATATACGCGCCGAACTCAGCCAGCCTACTGAAGATCAGGTGAATTTGGCACTGGTGACTCTGCTAGAGCCGGCTCCCGCTCCAGTAGAGGCCTAG
- the psbP gene encoding photosystem II reaction center PsbP, producing the protein MLKRLATVLLIVFAVTLQGCVGGGGGLQAYADQYSGYEFMYPTGWVEVKVPGAAEIVFHDIIHETENISVVISEVPEGKDLDALGTPTEVGYKLSKSFSALAGDDSNVDLLSAQRIDTADDKTYYILEYLADLPAGPRHNLASAIVRRGKLYTFNASTDEGRWDKVRDLMKQSVASFKVS; encoded by the coding sequence ATGCTGAAGCGGCTGGCCACAGTGCTTTTGATTGTTTTTGCTGTCACCCTCCAGGGCTGTGTGGGTGGCGGCGGTGGTCTTCAGGCCTACGCCGACCAATATTCGGGCTACGAGTTTATGTACCCCACCGGCTGGGTTGAGGTCAAAGTGCCCGGTGCCGCCGAAATCGTCTTTCATGACATCATTCACGAAACCGAGAATATCAGCGTGGTGATCAGCGAAGTGCCCGAGGGCAAAGACCTCGATGCGCTCGGCACTCCCACCGAAGTGGGCTATAAACTCTCTAAAAGCTTCAGCGCCCTAGCAGGGGATGATAGCAACGTCGATTTGCTCAGCGCCCAGCGCATCGACACTGCCGATGACAAGACCTACTACATTCTGGAGTACCTGGCCGATCTGCCAGCTGGGCCGCGCCACAACCTGGCCAGCGCCATTGTGCGCCGAGGTAAACTTTATACCTTCAACGCCTCTACCGATGAAGGCCGCTGGGATAAAGTTCGCGACCTGATGAAGCAGTCGGTGGCCTCGTTTAAGGTGTCTTAG
- a CDS encoding nucleoside triphosphate pyrophosphatase, giving the protein MPTSPRPQFVLASASKGRRLLLVGAGIHPFVCPSNFDEDQVAVTDPPKYVATLARCKAESVAPQFPSALVLGCDSVMAFRGKIYGKPKDREDAIARWQAMRGQSCEIHTGHALIAPGGSILVRSAATRVYFSEVDDATIVAYVNSGEPLACAGAFSIDGKGGLLIEKIEGCHTNVIGLSLPLLRSMLEELGYRATDFW; this is encoded by the coding sequence ATGCCTACTTCCCCTCGCCCCCAGTTTGTTCTTGCTTCAGCCTCAAAGGGCCGTCGCCTGCTGCTGGTCGGGGCGGGCATTCACCCCTTTGTCTGCCCCAGCAACTTTGACGAAGATCAAGTTGCTGTCACTGACCCGCCCAAATATGTGGCCACTCTGGCCCGGTGCAAGGCTGAATCGGTTGCGCCTCAGTTTCCCAGCGCCCTGGTGCTGGGGTGCGACTCGGTGATGGCCTTTCGGGGCAAAATCTACGGCAAGCCCAAAGATCGAGAGGATGCGATCGCCCGGTGGCAAGCGATGCGGGGCCAGTCCTGCGAGATTCACACGGGCCACGCCCTAATCGCCCCCGGTGGCTCAATTCTGGTGCGCAGCGCCGCCACCCGCGTTTACTTTTCTGAGGTTGACGATGCCACGATTGTAGCCTACGTCAATTCGGGGGAGCCCTTAGCCTGCGCTGGAGCCTTTTCCATCGACGGCAAAGGGGGGCTGCTAATCGAAAAAATTGAGGGCTGCCACACCAACGTCATTGGTCTCAGCCTGCCGCTGCTGCGCTCTATGCTAGAGGAACTCGGCTACCGGGCGACAGATTTTTGGTAG